TCGGCTGGCCTTGGGCTTGAAGTCCAAAGCGAGTTGAACGGCGATGATCAGCGCAAATACACCAATGATCTTCTGCAAATGCGGCCCGGAAATCGCTTCGGCAGTCAGCGCGCCGAAACCGGCACCGATCAGAATGCCCAGCGTCATCCAGGCAAAAATCGGCCAACGCACGGCGCCGCGGCGATGGTGCTCGCGAACCGCATTGACCGACGTAAAGATGATTGTCGCCAGCGAGGTGCCGACTGCCAGATGCGTCAGGATCGACGCATCAAATCCCTGCAAGGTGAAACTGAACACCAGCACCGGGACAATGATGATCCCGCCGCCTACCCCGAACAGCCCGGCCAGCACGCCCGCACAGGCGCCCAGCGCCAGATAGAGCAGAAATTCCATGGCCGCATCCCCAAGCATCCCGAATCAGGAGCGGCATGGTAACGGAAGCATGGCCTCTGGCTCCACTGTGGATGGCGATGGATCGATGAGCGATGTCTGCGTAGAGTGAGCAAAAAACACACAAGGACCACCTTATGTGCCTGATTGTTTTTGCCTGGCGGCCGGGTCATGCCCAGCCACTGATCGTGGCGGCCAACCGCGACGAATTCTATGCCCGGCCCAGCCTGCCCCTGGCGCAATGGCCGCAAGCCCCGCACGTGTACGCCGGTCGCGACCTTGAGGCTGGCGGTACGTGGCTCGGTGTCGGCGCCAACGGGCGCTTCGCCGCGCTGACCAACATCCGTGATCCCCTCCAGCCACCGGCGCGCAAATCGCGAGGCGAACTGGTGGCGCAGTTTCTCAGCGGGGACATGTCGATTGACGACTACTTGAGCGACGTTGTTGCACGTTCGCTGGAATATGCCGGGTTTAACCTGCTGATCGGCAATACCAATGAGCTATGGCACTTCAATGCCCGTGAGACAGAGGCAGTCATGCTCAAACCTGGGGTTTATGGCCTATCGAACGCGGGGCTGGATACGCCGTGGCCAAAAGTGCTCAAGGCCAAGGCAGCATTGAGCGAAGTGTTGGGCGATCCGCAGCCACAGGCGCTATTGGCCTTGCTGAGCGACCCGCAGACGGCGCCACTTGCCGAACTGCCGGACACTGGCGTGGGGCAAGCTACCGAGACGTTGTTGTCGAGCGTATTTATCAAGAGCCCGACTTATGGGACACGGGCGAGCACGGCGTTGATTGTTCAGGCGGAGGGGGGACGGCATATGGTCGAAAGGAGTTTCGGGCCGTATGGGGGGCATTTGGGGGAAGTGGAAGTCAGGATTTAATTTTGTACTGTCTGGACTGGCCCCATCGCAGGCAAGCCAGCTCCCACAGGTTTTGGTGTTGATCACAAATCTGTGAGTCGACCCAAGTTCCTGTGGGAGCTGGCTTGCCTGCGATGAGGCCATCAGCCTTTTAAAGGGTTTTAACCGAAGCCGGATTAATCATCCGCGCCAGCCCAAGGTTCTTCAGCGCCAACTGCAGCGAGCTGTGGATAACTTGCGGGTTGTCGATGGTCATCAGCTCAGCCAGCAACTCCTTGGCCTTGCTCAGATTGATCTGACGCAGCATCCACTTCACTTTCGGCAGGTTGGTGGCGTTCATCGACAGGCTGTCGAAACCCATCGCCATCAACAACACCGCCGCCGCCGGGTCACCGGCCATTTCGCCGCAGATACTCACAGGCTTGCCTTCGGCATGAGCGTCACGCACCACGCTCTGAAGGGCTTGCAGCACCGCTGGGTGCAGGTAGTCGTAGAGATCGGCCACCCGCGGGTTGTTGCGGTCCACGGCCAGCAGATACTGGGTCAGATCGTTGGAACCGACCGACAGGAAGTCCACTTGCCGCGCCAGTTCCTTTGTCTGATACACCGCCGCCGGAATCTCGATCATCACGCCAATCGGCGGCATGGGCACGTCGCAGCCTTCGTCGCGCACTTCGCCCCAGGCCCGATGAATCAGGTGCAGGGCTTCTTCCAGTTCATGGGTGCCGGAAATCATCGGCAGCAAAATACGCAGGTTGTTCAGGCCCTCGCTGGCCTTGAGCATGGCGCGGGTTTGAACCAGGAAAATCTCCGGGTGATCGAGGGTCACACGAATGCCACGCCAGCCGAGGAACGGGTTGTCTTCCTTGATCGGGAAGTACGACAGCGCCTTGTCGCCGCCGATGTCCAGGCTGCGCATGGTCACCGGTTGCGGATGGAACGCGGCGAGCTGCTCGCGATAGATTGCCAGCTGCTCCTTTTCGCTCGGGAAGCGCTGATTGATCATGAACGGCACTTCGGTGCGGTACAGACCCACGCCCTCGGCACCGCGCTTCTGCGCCCGTGCCACGTCCGCCAGCAGGCCAGTGTTGACCCACAGCGGCATGCGGTGACCGTCGACCGTTATGCACGGCAGGTCCCGCAGTGCATCCAGGCCGAGGGCCAGTTGCTTCTCTTCCTCGACCACCTCGGCGAACTGCTTGCGCAGCACATCACTCGGGTTGGTATAGACCTCACCGTGGTAGCCGTCGACGATCATCTGGATGCCGTCGACCTTGGAGTACGGCAAGTCGACCAGGCCCATCACCGTCGGGATGCCCATGGCGCGCGCCAGGATCGCCACGTGGGAGTTGCCGGAACCGAGTACCGACACCAGACCGACCAGCTTGCCTTCCGGCACCTCGCCGAGCATTGCCGGCGTCAGTTCTTCGCTGACCAGAATGGTGTTGTCGGGGTAGACCAGCGTCTGCTGCCGCTCTTCCTGCAGATAAGCCAGCAAGCGCCGACCGAGGTCTTTGACGTCCGAGGCGCGCTCACGCAGGTAGGCGTCGTCCATCAATTCGAAACGGTTGACGTGTTCGGTGACCACCTGACGCAACGCACCCTGGGCCCACTGACCGGTCTTGATCACCGTGGTGATTTCGCTGCCGAGCGAGGCATCGTCGAGCATCATCAGGTAAACGTCGAACAGCGCCCGCTCTTCAGGCCGCAGCTGGGTCGCCAGTTTGGCGGACAAGGCTCGCATGTCGGCGCGCACGCCCTCGATGGCAGTTTTGAACAGGCCAAGTTCCGCGTTGATGTCGGTGATGGTCTTGTCCGGCACCACGTCCAGGTCGGCCGGCGGCAGCATGACGACCGCGGTTCCGACCGCCGCGCCCGGTGAGCCCGGTACACCGACGAACTTTGCTTCCTGGATACCTTTGCCCTGACGGCCCAGGCCACGGATCGAGCCGGTGGCCTCGGCGTGGGCGATAACGCCGGCAAGTTGCGCGCTCATGGTCACGAGGAAGGCTTCTTCACCTTCATCGAACTGGCGGCGTTCTTTTTGCTGAATGACCAACACGCCGACGACGCGACGGTGGTGAATGATCGGCGCCCCGAGGAACGAGGCGTAGCGCTCTTCACCGGTCTCGGCGAAGTAACGGTAGCGCGGGTGATCCGCGGCGTTTTCGAGGTTCAGGGGTTCTTCACGCGTGCCGACCAGGCCGACCAGACCTTCGTTGGGTGCCATGCTGACTTTGCCGATCGAGCGCTTGTTCAAGCCCTCGGTGGCCATCAGCACGAAGCGGTTGGTCTCTGGGTCAAGCAGGTAGACCGAGCAGACCTGGCTGCCCATGGCCTCTTTGACGCGCAACACAATAATCCCCAACGCCGCCTTGAGATCCTTGGCGGAGTTAACTTCCTGGACGATCTTGCGCAGCGTATTGAGCATGGCTCGGGGTCGAACTCCGTCGTCAGTCGCGCGCTAAAAGGCGCGGGGCAAGCTCTTTGAGAGCGCGGCGATAAACCTCGCGCTTGAATGTCACCACCTGGCCCAACGGATACCAATAACTGACCCAGCGCCAGCCATCGAATTCCGGTTTACCGGTCAAATCCATCCGCACCCGCTGCTCGTTGGAGATCAGGCGCAGGAGAAACCATTTCTGCTTCTGGCCGATGCACAGTGGTTGGCTGTGCGTCCTGACCAGACGTTGCGGCAAACGATAGCGCAACCAGCCCCGGGTGCAGGCGAGTATTTCAACATCTTCGCGCTCCAGGCCCACTTCTTCGTTCAACTCGCGGTACAAGGCGTCTTCCGGCGTCTCCTGGGGGTTGATCCCTCCCTGTGGAAACTGCCAGGCATCTTGATTGATACGGCGAGCCCATAGCACCTGGCCGGCATCATTCGTCAGAATGATCCCGACATTGGGGCGGAAACCATCGGGGTCGATCACGGCAACAACCTCGCAAACGCATGTCGTCGCATTGTTCCACAAAGGTTGTGAAAGCAGCAACGAGCCGACCTACCTTATGTGCACTCTTGTGAAAAGTCCGTATTCTGGACACCTTTCTACAGACTTTTCAGCGAGTAACTGCAATGCGGCTGGCTTTATTCGACTTGGACAACACGCTTCTGGGCGGTGACAGTGACCACGCCTGGGGCGATTATCTGTGCGAACGCGGTTTCCTCGACGCCGTCGCCTACAAGGCACGCAACGACGAGTTCTATCAGGATTACCTGGCCGGCAAGCTGGATAACGACGCGTACCTGAACTTCTGCCTGGAAGTTCTCGGCCGCACCGAGATGGCCACGCTGGATCAATGGCACCTGGACTACATGCGCGACTGCATCGAACCGATCGTGCTGCCCAAGGGCCTCGAACTGTTGGCTAAACACCGTGAGGCCGGCGACAAACTGGTGATCATCACCGCCACCAATCGCTTTGTGACCGGACCGATTGCCACGCGTTTAGGCGTCGAAACCCTGATCGCCACCGAATGCGAAATGATCGACGGCCGTTACAGCGGGCGCAGCACCGATGTTCCGTGCTTCCGTGAAGGCAAGGTGACCCGGTTGATTCGTTGGCTGGAAGAGACTGGCCACAACCTGGAAGACAGCTATTTCTACAGCGATTCGATGAATGACTTGCCGTTGCTGGAACAGGTGGCGAATCCGATTGCTGTTGATCCGGACGTGAATCTGCGGGCCGAGGCTGAAAAGCGTGGTTGGCCGGTGATCAGCCTGCGCGACTAAAAGCTGTCTCAATGCCCACAGTGGTTGCCGCCCCCCTGTGGGCGAGCTTTCAAGCGGTCTTGGCCACCATCAGGTAGAAGATCGCCATGAAAGCCAAAAACGCCGGCCAGCCCAAGGCAAACCACCAGCGCATGTAGGTCGCTGCCTTGATCGGCATCGGCGCGCCCTCCAGCAAAGCCTTGTCGGCCATTTTGTGCACGCGGATTTGCAGCCACACCACCGGCAACCAGCAAATCCCCGCCAGGCAATAGAGACCGATGCTCCACATCAGCCAGGTCTGTTGCAGCGGCCAGCCTGCCAGATGCATCAGGCCCAAACCGCTCAGCGGCTGGAGAACGGCTGTGGTGGCGGTGAAAGCCCAGTCGGCAAAAACCAGATGCTTGAAGGTGACAGCAATCACTTCGACCTTGCCGGTGCGCCAGGCCCGAAGTGCGTAATAGGCGGACCCGGCTCCAAGGCCAAAGAGAATAGTCGACGACAGGATGTGCAGGGTTTTCAGTAGCAGATAAGCGCTCATCGGCGGGGTTCAGTCCAAAGAAGCCATAAAGTAGCCACCATCAGCACCAGATTCTTGCCGACAGCCGCGTAAGGATCAAACCAGTAATGGGGCAGCACGAAGCTGATGCAGACGGTGTAACCGAGCATCAAGCCCAATTGCAGCCGCAACGCCAATCGGCGCCAGCGCTTGAACAGCATTCCCAACCCCAGCAAGCCGTCACACACGGCGCCACTGATGACTGCAAACTTCGCCCAGCTACCGTGTATGCCGGTTTCAGCCATGATCCGCAGACTCCATTCGTAGCCGGGGCCCAGACAGACCACTGCCGTCCCCAGCCAGATCAGTGCCAGCACCGCCAACATCAGCGGGCGCAAGGCACGCTGACTGCTTTGAGCCACCGAGGGCCAGTCTTGCAAACAGATTTGCACAGGCGCGGCGCGATAGCAGCAGACCGAAGCCAGTACGTCGGGGTCAGCCAGGTTGTCCCGCTGCGCCAGGGTCACGCTTTGACGGTTCAAGGCCCGCCAGCCGGATCGGTCTCCCAGCCAGCTGCCCACGCGGGTCAACAAGTCAGGTACCTTTACATATCGCCCGGGCGCCCAACCCTGCGCCGCACGCATATGATCGATGACCTCGGCTAGCGTCATCGGCTCGGGACCAACGAGCGGCAGCACCATTGACTGAGCCGGCCATTGCCGCAGCAGGGCCATCACAGCACCCACCAGATCATCGATATGCAGGGGTTGCAGCCGAGCCTTGAGATCCAGCAAGGGGATCAACGGCCAAGGGGAAAGGCCGGCCAGCCAGGCACTGCTCGCACCGCCCGCGCCTAGCACCAGCGAGGGCCGCAAGACGACTGAGGCGATGTTCAGCCCCAACAGATACTCATCTGCCACACCTTTGCTGGCAAGAAACGGCACATCGGATTGAGCCGCCGCCCCCAGCGCGGAAATCTGCAGTACCCGGACACCCTGGCGCGCAGCCTGATCGAACAACACTCGGGTGCCGCGATCCTGAATCAGACTCAGCGTCTGCGCGTCGACGCTCAGAAGACCGGCGGCATTGATCAACAGATCGACATCGTAGGGAAAAACAAAATGCGCGGGATCGCCCGCCAACAACCCGAGATCCAGTCGCCGCCACTCAACACCCGGCCAACCCGGAGCCTGAGGTTCGCGGCTGGTGGCAATGACCGAATGGCCCGCACCGCGCAGCGCACGCAACAGGTGGCGGCCCACAAAACCTGTGCCACCCGCCAATAGAATTTTCATGAACGTCCTTGTTGCTTAAACGGGTTTTGCACCCATCAATGCAGCAATAGAGAGAAAACCGACGCCACTGACGATCGCCAGCCCCAGCGTGAACTTCCAGCTGCCGGCACCGCCAGTGCGCAGGCGATTCAGTCGCGCCAGCAGCCACAGCGCGCTAAACGCCGCTATGACATAGATGACACTGGAACCCAGCACCCATGTCTGACCCAACGGCCAGCCGACCAGATGCACCAGCCACCAGCCTGTGAACGGCATGCTGAGCATGCACAGCAGCGCCAGATACCAGACAAACAACCACGGCCGGCGCAGCGTACTGGCCGGCCCCTCGCCACGCTTACGCCAGGTCAGAACCGCGAGCCCCAGACCGCAAGCCAGCAACACAACGGTCGCCGCGACGTGGAGGACTTTGAGGGTAGTCAGGGTTTCCATGTGTTTTCTTCCTTAGGCCGTGCCCATCAGCGTAGCCGCTCAGCCGAGAAACAGCTGATAGGCCGGGTTGTCGCTTTCGTCCCAGTACGGGTAACCGATTTCTTCCAGCGCGGCCGGTACCAGGTGACGCTCGTCGTGCGGCACTTGCAGGCCCGCGACCACACGGCCATCTGCCGCGCCGTGGTTGCGGTAGTGGAACATCGAAATGTTCCAGCGCCCGCCGAGTTTGTTGAGGAAGTTGAACAACGCACCCGGACGCTCCGGGAACTCGAAGCGCAGCACCACTTCATCGACCACATGGACAGCACGCCCGCCTACCATGTGGCGGATGTGCAACTTGGCCAGTTCGTTGTCGGTCAGGTCGAGCACCGGGAAACCCTGCTCGGTGAGACTGGCGAGCAGCGCACTGCGCGGGTCGTTTTCCGGATGCGTCTGCACGCCGACAAAGATGTGCGCTTCGCTGCCAGTGTTGTAGCGGTAATTGAATTCGGTGATCTGGCGCTTGCCGATGGCTTCGCAGAACGCCTTGAAGCTGCCCGGTTTCTCGGGAATGGTCACGGCGATGATGGCTTCGCGACCCTCGCCCAGTTCAGCGCGCTCGGCCACGTGGCGCAAGCGGTCGAAGTTGACGTTGGCGCCGGAGTCGATGGCCACGAAGGTATGCCCCGTGACACCGCGTTGCTCGACATACTTCTTGATCCCGGCCACGCCCAAGGCGCCGGCAGGTTCAGTGATCGAGCGGGTATCGTCGTAGATATCCTTGATTGCCGCACAAATCTCGTCGGTGCTGACGGTGATGACTTCGTCTACGTAGTCTTTGCAGATATCGAAAGTGTGCTGACCGATCTGAGCCACCGCGACGCCGTCGGCAAAGAGCCCCACGGTCGGCAGCACCACCCGCTCGCCGGCCGCCATGGCGGCTTGCAGGCAGTTGGAGTCATCCGGTTCGACGCCGATGATTTTGATGTCCGGGCGCAGGTATTTCACGTACGCCGCGATCCCGGCGATCAGCCCGCCGCCGCCCACCGGAACGAAGATCGCATCCAGGCGCCCAGGGTGCTGGCGCAGAATCTCCATCGCCACCGTGCCCTGCCCGGCAATGGTGTGGGGATCGTCGTAAGGGTGAATGTAGACGTAGCCTTTTTCGTCGACCAGTTTCAGCGAGTAGGCCAAGGCTTCCGGGAACGAATCCCCGTGCAGCACCACTTTGCCGCCGCGCGAGCGTACGCCTTCGACCTTGATCTCCGGGGTGGTCTTGGGCATCACGATGGTCGCTTTCACGCCCAGAACCTTGGCCGCCAGGGCCAGGCCTTGCGCATGATTGCCCGCCGACGCGGTGACCACGCCGCGAGCGCGCTCTTCATCGCTCAGCTGCGTCAACTTGTTATAGGCGCCGCGAATCTTGAACGAGAACACCGGCTGCAAGTCTTCACGCTTGAGCCAGATATCGTTGCCCAGCCGCTCGGAGAGCTGGCGGGCAGTCTGCAATGGGGTTTCTACGGCAACGTCATAAACGCGCGAGGTGAGGATCTTTTTGACGTACTGTTCGAGCATCGGAAAGCATCACTGAGCGGGTTGGGCAGGGTCAAGGAGTCTAACCCGGCTTTTGGGCGGGCGACCACACTAAACAGATGGTTTTAGCCGCTCGCGAACGCAAGAGACTCATTGTGGCGAGGGAGCTTGCTCCCGCTGGAGCGCGAAGCGCTCCCAAAACAGACACCCCCGTTCTTTCAGACACACCGCATCAGCAGGTTTTACGACTGCTGCGCAGCCGAGCGGGAGCAAGCCCCCTCGCCACCATTCGACATACCGGCAATGACCTTCCCCATCGCGAGGCCTATAATGCCGGCCTTTCGTTCCCCTTTCGGCACTTCGGAGCCCGCATGACCCAGGATCAACTCAAACAGGCCGTAGCCCAGGCCGCCGTCGACTTCATCCTTCCGAAACTCGACGACAAGAGCATCGTCGGGGTCGGCACCGGCTCCACCGCCAACTGCTTCATCGATGCCCTGGCCAAGCACAAAGGCGCGTTCGATGGCGCGGTCGCCAGTTCCGAAGCCACCGCCGCCCGCCTCAAGGGCCACGGCATTGCGGTGTATGAGCTCAATACCGTCAGCGACCTGGAGTTCTACGTCGACGGCGCCGATGAAAGCGACGAACACCTGAATCTGATCAAGGGCGGCGGCGCGGCCCTGACCCGCGAGAAGATTGTTGCGGCCGTGGCCAAGACCTTCATCTGCATCGCCGACGCCAGCAAACTGGTGCCGGTGCTCGGTGCGTTCCCGCTGCCGGTGGAAGTGATCCCGATGGCCCGCAGCCACGTGGCCCGCCAACTGGTGAAACTCGGCGGCGACCCGGTTTACCGTGAAGGCGTGCTGACCGACAACGGCAACATCATCCTCGATGTGTTCAACATGCAGATCACCAACCCGGTGGAGCTGGAAACACAGATCAATGCCATCGTCGGCGTGGTCACCAACGGTTTGTTCGCAGCCCGCCCGGCCGATTTGCTGCTGCTGGGGACGAGTGAAGGTGTGAAAACCCTGCGCGCCGAGTAAGTGAAATCGCCCAGATTTATGGGCAAATGAAATACCTGTGGGAGCGGGCTTGCCCGCGATGAGGCCGTCACATTCAACATTGATGTTGACTGAAAGGCCGCCATCGCGGGCAAGCCCGCTCCCACAGTGTTTTGGGATACCGGTTAGTTTTGCGTCGGTTTTTTGAAGACGTAGAAAAGATTCGGCTCGCTGACGAGGTACAGGGTGCCGTCGTCGTCCATGGCGATGCCTTCTGCTTGCGGCACAGTCTTCTGCAATCCCTGACGACCCTTGCTCAGTGACAGAGTGGTCAGCGGTCGCCCATCGACATCCAGCTCCAGAATCAGTCGTGACTCATCGGACAGCGCCAGCAGATGGCCGCTGCGCTCGTCGTATTGCAGGCTCGACAGGTCTCGCACGAACATCCCGGCATCGCGCTTGGGGTTGTTCACCACATGCACCGCGTAGGATTTCTCCGGGTTGTAATGCGGAAAGCCCTGAACTTCGTAGATCAGCATCGGGTCGCGCTCCTTGGCGACAAACAAGCGCTTGCCCACCGAGTCATAGGCCAACCCTTCAAAACCCTTGTTGCCGCTCATGTGCACGCCGAGGGTCATCTGCTCGGCGTCCGCGGCATCGAGGAACGTCGTGTCCTTTTCCAGATGAATCTTGATCAGCCGTTGCTGGCGCTCGTCGGTGATCACGTAAGTGTCAGCACTGATGAATTCCACCGCCTCCGGGTCGCCAAACCCGACCAACGCCACACGCCGCAGGATTTTGCCTTCCAGGGACAATTCGATCAGTTCGGCATTTTTGTTGGTAACGGTGAACAAGCTTTTACGCACGGGATCGAAGGTCAGCGCCGAAACATCGTGGTCCAGACCGTCAATGACTTGCGCCTCGATGACTGCCTGATACTGATCCAGACCAATGGACTGGGCATTCATAGGCTGCCATAACGCCTGCACATTGAACCAGGTGCGCTCGAACAGACGCAGGTACTGGCCGACTGCAATCAGCACGATCAGCGCAATTACCGACAGGATCAGCATCAGGGGTTTGGGACGGGCAAGTCGGCGCATTCAGGCGAGCTCGGCAACAAGACGGGCGGATGAAATACCACGGCAGTATGAATTCAAGCTTAATGGCCAGTGGCCTTCGACCACAATTACCGAACTCTACGGTTGTTTTTCGAACCGGTAGAACAGGTTAGGTTCGCTCACCATGTACAGCGTACCCGCTTCGTCCATGGTCACGCCTTCGGCACGAGGAATGGTTTCCTTCAGACCATTGAACCCCCCAAGCAAAGTCATGAAGCTGACCTGCTCGCCTTTCTCGTTCAATTCCAGCAACAAGTGAGAGTCGGCGGACAGCACCAGGGTGTGGCCGGTGCGCGGATCGATAGCCAGGGCCGAGAGATTGCGGATGTCCAACTCATCGCTGGGCAGCTTTTGCTTGTCGCCCTTGAGGATTTGGCTTCCGTCGCTTTTCCAGCTGAACAGTGCCGGCGGACGCTCTTCACCCAGCAGCAGTTGCTGGTTGCGCGCATCCCAGACGATCGCCTCGAAGGCCTTATTCTGGTTTTTCGACGGGCCAAGGTCATATTTCGGGAAACTGTCGATATTCAATTCGCGAGTATCGGCATCGACCTTGACGATGGAAAGCAGGTGTTTGCGCTCATCGGTAATCGCCAGCAAACCGTTACCCATGGCCGTCACGCCTTCCGGGTTACCCCAACCCACCAGCGGCATCTTGCGTAACACGTCGCCTTGCAACGTCAATTCGACCAGAAACGGGTTCTTGCCCATCACCGCAAACAGGGTTTTGGTCTGCGGGTCATAAGACACGTCCGATGCTTCATCCTTCTCCATGCCCGGGAGCAGCTTGGCGTCGATCACAGCCCGATAATCCGGCAGCCAGATACTTTCCTGACGTTCGGCCGGGCTTTCGAAACGCTCCATCACCCAGAGCAGGCCGCGATCGTCCCAATGCATCGCAAACATGAGGCCATACACGGCGGCCGCCACCAGCAAAAACCAGGAATACCAACGCATGACAAAGCGCGAGCGGCGGACAGTTTTCAGCTTGGGCAGCGGTTGGGTGGCCATGCAGGGATGCGTTCCAGAAATTCAGGCTATGGGTAATAGCACATTGGGACTGGCTCAGACGCCAGAAGCCCCGGAATTATCCGGACAAAATGTGAAAAAAACGGGAAATGGCGGGATTGCCCTGTGTGAACACAGAAACTTGCGACCACTAAAAATCATTGTGGGAGCGGGCTTGCCCGCGATGGCGGTCTGACATTCAACATCAATGTTGACTGTTACGACCTCATCGCGGGCAAGCCCGCTCCCACAGGGTTTTGCGTTGGATCAGCGCACGCTACTGGTGAAGCGGCTGGCGCCCGGCAGTTCGAGCACCAGTTCGTCACCAACATTCAGCGGACCAACGCCCACCGGCGTACCCGTGAGAATCACATCACCGGCCTGCAGCGAGAAGCAGCCGGCCATGTACTGGATCATCGGCACGATCGGATTCAGCATGTCCTTGCTGTTGCCATCCTGGCGGACTTCGCCATTGATGGTCAGGCGGATGCCAATGTCGGTCAGGTCGGCGAAGGTACTGCCCGCCACGAATGGCGCAATCACCGCCGCGCCATCGAAGGACTTGGCGATTTCCCACGGCAGGCCCTTGGCTTTCAGCTCGGCCTGTTTGTCGCGCAGAGTCAGGTCCAGAGCCGGGGCGATGCCGGAGATGGCGTCCAGCACTTCTTCACGGCTCGGTTTGGTCGACAATGGCTTGCCAATCAACACGGCGATTTCCGCCTCGTAATGCACCGAGCCACGCTCGGTTGGAATGCTGAAACCGCCTTCCAGCGGCACCACGCAACTGCCCGGTTTGATGAACAGCAGTGGCTCGGTAGGCACCGGATTGTCCAGTTCCTTGGCGTGCTCGGCGTAGTTGCGGCCGATGCATACCACTTTTCCCAACGGGAAATGAATACGCGTACCGTCGACATACTGGTGCTGGTAGCTCATTACCGACTCCTGCTTCGTGCTTTTAAAGTTCGAAGAATCAAACAGCGAAAATCTTGCCCGGGTTCATGATGCCATTCGGGTCGAATACCGCTTTAACGGCTTTCATGTACTCGATCTCAACTGGCGAGCGACTGTAGGTCAAATAGTCACGTTTAGTCATGCCCACACCGTGTTCGGCGGAAATCGAACCGTTGTACTTCTCGACGGTTTCGAACACCCACTTGTTGACAGTCGCGCACTTGGCGAAAAACTCGTCCTTGCTCAGGTTATCCGGCTTGAGGATGTTCAAGTGCAGGTTGCCGTCGCCGATGTGCCCGAACCAGACGATTTCGAAATCCGGGTAGTGTTCGCCGACGATCGCGTCAATCTCCTTCAGGAACCCCGGAACTTTCGACACAGTGACCGAAATGTCGTTTTTGTAAGGCGTCCAGTGGGAAATGGTTTCGGAGATGTATTCGCGCAGCTTCCAGAGATTCTG
The Pseudomonas lini DNA segment above includes these coding regions:
- a CDS encoding DUF2269 family protein gives rise to the protein METLTTLKVLHVAATVVLLACGLGLAVLTWRKRGEGPASTLRRPWLFVWYLALLCMLSMPFTGWWLVHLVGWPLGQTWVLGSSVIYVIAAFSALWLLARLNRLRTGGAGSWKFTLGLAIVSGVGFLSIAALMGAKPV
- a CDS encoding SDR family oxidoreductase, which encodes MKILLAGGTGFVGRHLLRALRGAGHSVIATSREPQAPGWPGVEWRRLDLGLLAGDPAHFVFPYDVDLLINAAGLLSVDAQTLSLIQDRGTRVLFDQAARQGVRVLQISALGAAAQSDVPFLASKGVADEYLLGLNIASVVLRPSLVLGAGGASSAWLAGLSPWPLIPLLDLKARLQPLHIDDLVGAVMALLRQWPAQSMVLPLVGPEPMTLAEVIDHMRAAQGWAPGRYVKVPDLLTRVGSWLGDRSGWRALNRQSVTLAQRDNLADPDVLASVCCYRAAPVQICLQDWPSVAQSSQRALRPLMLAVLALIWLGTAVVCLGPGYEWSLRIMAETGIHGSWAKFAVISGAVCDGLLGLGMLFKRWRRLALRLQLGLMLGYTVCISFVLPHYWFDPYAAVGKNLVLMVATLWLLWTEPRR
- the ptsP gene encoding phosphoenolpyruvate--protein phosphotransferase translates to MLNTLRKIVQEVNSAKDLKAALGIIVLRVKEAMGSQVCSVYLLDPETNRFVLMATEGLNKRSIGKVSMAPNEGLVGLVGTREEPLNLENAADHPRYRYFAETGEERYASFLGAPIIHHRRVVGVLVIQQKERRQFDEGEEAFLVTMSAQLAGVIAHAEATGSIRGLGRQGKGIQEAKFVGVPGSPGAAVGTAVVMLPPADLDVVPDKTITDINAELGLFKTAIEGVRADMRALSAKLATQLRPEERALFDVYLMMLDDASLGSEITTVIKTGQWAQGALRQVVTEHVNRFELMDDAYLRERASDVKDLGRRLLAYLQEERQQTLVYPDNTILVSEELTPAMLGEVPEGKLVGLVSVLGSGNSHVAILARAMGIPTVMGLVDLPYSKVDGIQMIVDGYHGEVYTNPSDVLRKQFAEVVEEEKQLALGLDALRDLPCITVDGHRMPLWVNTGLLADVARAQKRGAEGVGLYRTEVPFMINQRFPSEKEQLAIYREQLAAFHPQPVTMRSLDIGGDKALSYFPIKEDNPFLGWRGIRVTLDHPEIFLVQTRAMLKASEGLNNLRILLPMISGTHELEEALHLIHRAWGEVRDEGCDVPMPPIGVMIEIPAAVYQTKELARQVDFLSVGSNDLTQYLLAVDRNNPRVADLYDYLHPAVLQALQSVVRDAHAEGKPVSICGEMAGDPAAAVLLMAMGFDSLSMNATNLPKVKWMLRQINLSKAKELLAELMTIDNPQVIHSSLQLALKNLGLARMINPASVKTL
- a CDS encoding HAD family hydrolase: MRLALFDLDNTLLGGDSDHAWGDYLCERGFLDAVAYKARNDEFYQDYLAGKLDNDAYLNFCLEVLGRTEMATLDQWHLDYMRDCIEPIVLPKGLELLAKHREAGDKLVIITATNRFVTGPIATRLGVETLIATECEMIDGRYSGRSTDVPCFREGKVTRLIRWLEETGHNLEDSYFYSDSMNDLPLLEQVANPIAVDPDVNLRAEAEKRGWPVISLRD
- a CDS encoding NRDE family protein, translated to MCLIVFAWRPGHAQPLIVAANRDEFYARPSLPLAQWPQAPHVYAGRDLEAGGTWLGVGANGRFAALTNIRDPLQPPARKSRGELVAQFLSGDMSIDDYLSDVVARSLEYAGFNLLIGNTNELWHFNARETEAVMLKPGVYGLSNAGLDTPWPKVLKAKAALSEVLGDPQPQALLALLSDPQTAPLAELPDTGVGQATETLLSSVFIKSPTYGTRASTALIVQAEGGRHMVERSFGPYGGHLGEVEVRI
- a CDS encoding RNA pyrophosphohydrolase encodes the protein MIDPDGFRPNVGIILTNDAGQVLWARRINQDAWQFPQGGINPQETPEDALYRELNEEVGLEREDVEILACTRGWLRYRLPQRLVRTHSQPLCIGQKQKWFLLRLISNEQRVRMDLTGKPEFDGWRWVSYWYPLGQVVTFKREVYRRALKELAPRLLARD
- a CDS encoding sulfite exporter TauE/SafE family protein, whose translation is MEFLLYLALGACAGVLAGLFGVGGGIIIVPVLVFSFTLQGFDASILTHLAVGTSLATIIFTSVNAVREHHRRGAVRWPIFAWMTLGILIGAGFGALTAEAISGPHLQKIIGVFALIIAVQLALDFKPKASRTVPGKVGLTVAGSVIGWASAIFGIGGGSLTVPFLTWRSVPMQQAVATSSACGLPIALASALSFMILGWHDPLLPAHSLGFVYLPALLGIALTSMVFARLGARLAHRLSPRLLKRLFAALLFCVGLSFLL
- a CDS encoding DUF2269 family protein, which produces MSAYLLLKTLHILSSTILFGLGAGSAYYALRAWRTGKVEVIAVTFKHLVFADWAFTATTAVLQPLSGLGLMHLAGWPLQQTWLMWSIGLYCLAGICWLPVVWLQIRVHKMADKALLEGAPMPIKAATYMRWWFALGWPAFLAFMAIFYLMVAKTA